A window of the Lactuca sativa cultivar Salinas chromosome 5, Lsat_Salinas_v11, whole genome shotgun sequence genome harbors these coding sequences:
- the LOC128134282 gene encoding S-protein homolog 5-like: MAFLCPFTTKWNVSVISALREDLVVHIKSGDDDLGNHTIPYVGNYSWSFCEKVGGHTLFYAYFWWGSKFQSLDLFNEAISKKCYLNVGTEHCYWFVTPKGFYVDAHPSGGGEFIKGWA; this comes from the coding sequence ATGGCATTTTTATGTCCGTTCACTACAAAATGGAATGTTAGCGTTATTAGTGCTCTCCGTGAAGATCTTGTTGTTCACATAAAATCAGGAGATGATGATCTTGGGAACCATACCATTCCTTATGTAGGAAATTACTCCTGGTCTTTTTGTGAAAAGGTTGGTGGTCACACTCTCTTTTATGCTTACTTCTGGTGGGGTTCAAAGTTTCAGAGCTTAGATTTGTTTAACGAAGCCATTTCAAAAAAATGCTATTTGAATGTGGGTACCGAACATTGTTACTGGTTTGTAACACCTAAAGGGTTTTATGTAGATGCACACCCAAGTGGAGGTGGGGAATTCATTAAAGGTTGGGCTTAA